The following are encoded together in the Chloroflexota bacterium genome:
- a CDS encoding GntR family transcriptional regulator codes for MLLREQVYSKIKEDILGGVYRMGNKLPVDELAKRYKVSKTPIREALTLLQHEGLVEAVPRAGYFVSYMTLKDLQNLFGLRLILEAAAAELAAQNITPEQLDALEHILCTYVPGDMDSCYQYLKDNREFHYRVALASGNEKLAEAVANVLDQMQGILLLEARLFDRAVQFDREHKQLVQALRQRDSELAKKLMTEAIENTRRAMLNAAIGERRYHSNTAHLTIAAGA; via the coding sequence ATGCTGCTAAGAGAGCAAGTCTACAGCAAAATCAAGGAAGATATCCTCGGCGGAGTGTATCGCATGGGGAACAAGTTGCCGGTGGATGAGTTGGCCAAGAGATACAAGGTCAGCAAAACACCGATAAGAGAAGCCCTCACTCTCCTCCAACACGAGGGCTTGGTAGAAGCCGTTCCCCGCGCAGGCTATTTTGTGTCCTACATGACCCTCAAGGACCTACAGAACCTCTTTGGATTACGCCTCATACTGGAAGCTGCGGCCGCTGAGCTGGCTGCGCAGAATATCACCCCAGAACAATTGGATGCCCTGGAGCACATACTCTGTACATACGTCCCAGGCGACATGGATAGCTGTTACCAATATCTGAAGGATAACCGCGAGTTCCACTATAGAGTAGCCTTGGCAAGCGGGAATGAGAAACTGGCTGAAGCCGTGGCGAATGTGTTGGACCAGATGCAGGGCATTCTGCTCTTGGAAGCACGTTTATTTGACCGAGCAGTTCAGTTCGACCGCGAACACAAGCAATTGGTGCAGGCTTTGAGACAGCGGGATTCCGAATTGGCCAAGAAACTTATGACGGAAGCGATTGAGAACACCCGCAGGGCTATGCTGAACGCAGCCATTGGAGAGAGAAGGTACCATAGTAACACAGCCCATTTGACCATCGCAGCAGGAGCATAG
- a CDS encoding branched-chain amino acid ABC transporter permease → MIWQQIVNGISVGAVYALIAVGYSLVYSVLNFSNFAHGDVLMLGSYLGFFALTKLGVPFGLAIAIAMLGAGIIAMVIEKIAYRPLRLRRAPLLYLMISAMGMSIFLQNFTIVTIGPNFRTYPDVLPTKPFAVGTLSIGRLDLMIFIITVIVLLLLTWLVYRTKIGIAIQAAAYNMRVASLMGINPDLIATMVFLLAGATAGVGGVLFGMKYTVYPWMGVLTIKAFIAAVVGGLGSLPGAVVGAFVLGITETFAAAYISSAFRDLFSYLLMTIIIIARPAGLMGTVAQEKA, encoded by the coding sequence ATGATTTGGCAACAAATTGTCAATGGCATCTCAGTCGGAGCTGTATACGCCTTGATTGCTGTGGGCTACTCTCTGGTCTACAGCGTCCTGAATTTTTCTAATTTTGCACATGGCGATGTGCTCATGCTGGGTTCTTATCTCGGTTTCTTTGCTCTCACCAAGTTGGGAGTGCCCTTTGGACTGGCTATCGCCATTGCAATGCTAGGTGCGGGTATTATCGCTATGGTAATAGAGAAGATTGCGTACCGCCCATTGCGGCTCAGAAGAGCACCCTTGCTCTATCTGATGATTTCTGCCATGGGCATGTCCATCTTCTTGCAGAACTTTACCATTGTCACGATTGGCCCAAACTTCCGTACATACCCAGATGTTCTACCAACCAAGCCCTTTGCGGTAGGGACACTGAGCATTGGCCGTCTAGATCTGATGATTTTCATCATCACGGTCATTGTGCTGCTGCTGCTGACATGGCTGGTCTACAGGACGAAAATCGGGATTGCCATCCAGGCTGCGGCCTATAACATGAGGGTGGCTAGTCTCATGGGGATCAACCCTGATTTGATCGCCACCATGGTATTCCTTTTGGCTGGAGCTACAGCAGGAGTAGGGGGAGTGCTGTTCGGAATGAAGTACACCGTTTACCCATGGATGGGAGTGCTGACCATTAAAGCCTTTATCGCTGCGGTGGTTGGTGGATTGGGTAGCTTGCCTGGAGCAGTAGTAGGGGCCTTCGTCCTGGGGATTACCGAGACCTTTGCTGCCGCCTACATCTCCTCAGCATTCCGTGACCTCTTCTCCTATCTGCTCATGACTATCATCATTATTGCCCGGCCTGCGGGACTGATGGGCACTGTCGCACAGGAAAAAGCCTAA
- a CDS encoding metallophosphoesterase has product MLIGVLSDCHDRLENLQKVLTSLNGVEVVFFCGDYCAPFTLKMLAEGFRGPVHSVFGNNDGDVFLLLKIAQQVGNVTFHQPIARLELGGKRIAVAHYPEIGEALARSGQYDAVFSGHDHTAHVQMVGSTLWGNPGEVMGRFGQPSFGLYDTEANAFEIREIG; this is encoded by the coding sequence ATGCTCATTGGGGTGCTGAGCGATTGTCACGATCGTCTGGAGAACCTGCAGAAAGTGCTTACCTCGTTGAATGGGGTAGAAGTGGTTTTCTTCTGCGGGGACTACTGCGCGCCGTTCACGCTGAAGATGCTGGCCGAAGGTTTTCGCGGCCCGGTACACTCCGTTTTTGGCAACAATGACGGGGATGTCTTTCTCTTGCTCAAGATTGCCCAGCAGGTCGGAAACGTCACCTTCCACCAGCCCATCGCTCGCTTGGAACTGGGCGGCAAGCGCATCGCCGTGGCTCACTACCCCGAAATCGGCGAGGCATTGGCTCGTTCAGGCCAGTACGATGCCGTCTTCAGCGGCCACGACCACACCGCCCATGTCCAGATGGTGGGCTCCACGCTGTGGGGCAATCCCGGTGAAGTGATGGGGCGGTTTGGCCAGCCCAGCTTTGGGCTGTATGATACCGAGGCGAATGCGTTCGAGATTCGCGAGATTGGCTAA
- a CDS encoding proline racemase family protein, with protein sequence MERIQSVEFVEDLLARFPNSLLTLDSHTAGEPTRLVLNFPPVPGQTINDKRLYIMREMDYARLLLTQEPRGHRDMIAAIVTDPVTPGASLGLIYMDARRYPYLCGHGTIGAVTALVESGLVPASEPEATITVDTPAGPMEVTAQIQGHKVTSVTIQAVPCFAYLLDQPLDVPGVGHIRVDISYAGGFFAMVSKEQVGLELKPENVGLLASMGMAIIEAANQQLTVQHPVLKHVTTVDVAEFYDPTGHAQRRGLNMVVYGECHVDRSPCGTGTCAKMALLHRRGELGIGERFINAGVLGTTFEGKLLAETQVGGIPAVVPQIKGSAHLTGLHRFFVDPSDPFPTGFLL encoded by the coding sequence ATGGAGCGGATACAATCAGTTGAGTTCGTTGAGGATTTGTTGGCGCGTTTCCCCAATTCTTTGTTGACGTTAGACTCTCACACGGCCGGAGAGCCTACCCGTTTGGTCTTGAACTTCCCCCCTGTCCCTGGCCAAACGATCAATGACAAACGGCTTTATATCATGCGCGAGATGGATTATGCGCGCCTTCTGCTGACGCAGGAGCCACGTGGTCATCGGGACATGATTGCCGCCATCGTAACCGACCCGGTAACCCCAGGAGCATCTTTGGGATTGATTTACATGGATGCTCGCCGTTACCCTTACCTCTGCGGGCATGGCACCATAGGTGCAGTGACCGCTCTGGTGGAAAGCGGCTTGGTACCAGCGAGTGAGCCTGAGGCAACCATTACAGTGGATACCCCTGCCGGCCCAATGGAAGTGACAGCGCAAATTCAGGGTCACAAAGTCACTTCAGTCACGATCCAGGCTGTTCCCTGCTTTGCTTATCTATTGGACCAGCCGCTCGATGTGCCGGGGGTAGGCCATATTCGGGTGGACATCTCCTATGCTGGCGGCTTCTTTGCTATGGTCTCCAAAGAGCAGGTGGGACTGGAGCTAAAGCCAGAGAACGTCGGGCTCCTTGCATCGATGGGCATGGCCATTATTGAAGCAGCCAACCAGCAACTAACTGTCCAACATCCTGTGCTGAAGCACGTGACTACGGTAGATGTAGCAGAATTCTATGACCCAACCGGACACGCACAACGGCGAGGACTGAACATGGTCGTTTACGGCGAATGTCATGTGGACCGTTCTCCCTGCGGAACAGGCACCTGCGCCAAGATGGCCTTGCTCCATCGCCGTGGGGAGCTGGGCATTGGAGAGAGATTCATCAATGCTGGCGTTTTGGGCACGACTTTCGAAGGCAAGCTGTTAGCGGAGACCCAGGTGGGCGGTATCCCTGCCGTTGTTCCGCAGATAAAGGGAAGTGCACACCTTACCGGTTTGCATCGTTTCTTTGTCGATCCCAGTGATCCTTTCCCAACAGGCTTCCTTCTGTAG
- a CDS encoding ABC transporter substrate-binding protein has product MSKKILIAMWVLALLVSLSACKQQAKEETIKIGFFGALSGDQAVWGQADRDGVILTIEQINAAGGILGKKVELVVYDDKGDQLEAVNAVKRLINEDKVVAIIGCNSSGRNIAVAPVAEEGKVPVISTFATNPRVTVPEPGKVMKYTFRVCFIDSYSGYVKAKFAWDDLGARRAAVLYEISSDYSVGVRDFFKQSWAELGGELVADEAFKSGDVDFRAQLTKIKEANPDVIIMPFLYKEVALSTRQARDLGITATFLGGDGWPSSALLEMAADAVEGSYFVNHGDIDAPNVQEWREQYKKRFNKDIEINSIMGHDAMIMLKAAIEKAGKAEPQAIRDALENLKGVEVFTGVINIDPETHNPVGKAAAIIAIKNGKFQFYKQFEPMK; this is encoded by the coding sequence ATGAGTAAGAAAATTTTGATTGCGATGTGGGTGTTGGCTTTGCTCGTTAGCCTATCTGCTTGCAAGCAACAGGCCAAGGAAGAGACCATCAAGATTGGGTTCTTCGGGGCTTTGTCTGGAGACCAGGCCGTGTGGGGGCAGGCAGATCGTGACGGCGTGATACTGACCATAGAGCAGATCAACGCTGCCGGCGGCATCCTAGGCAAGAAAGTCGAACTGGTCGTCTACGATGACAAGGGTGACCAGCTCGAGGCCGTGAACGCGGTCAAGAGGCTGATCAACGAAGACAAAGTGGTAGCCATTATCGGCTGCAACAGCAGCGGGCGCAACATTGCGGTTGCTCCAGTTGCTGAGGAAGGCAAAGTGCCTGTTATCAGCACCTTTGCCACCAACCCACGAGTCACGGTGCCAGAGCCGGGCAAAGTGATGAAGTACACCTTCCGCGTGTGCTTCATTGACTCCTATTCCGGCTACGTGAAGGCAAAATTCGCCTGGGACGATCTGGGGGCACGCAGGGCAGCTGTGCTCTATGAGATCAGCTCTGATTACTCGGTAGGTGTCCGCGACTTCTTCAAGCAGTCGTGGGCTGAGCTGGGTGGTGAATTAGTTGCTGATGAGGCTTTCAAAAGCGGCGACGTAGATTTCCGCGCACAGCTCACCAAGATCAAGGAAGCTAACCCCGATGTGATCATCATGCCGTTCCTGTACAAAGAGGTAGCCCTCTCCACTAGACAGGCCAGGGATCTAGGCATTACCGCGACGTTCCTGGGCGGCGATGGTTGGCCATCCTCAGCACTGTTGGAGATGGCAGCGGATGCCGTCGAAGGCTCCTATTTCGTCAACCATGGTGATATCGATGCCCCGAATGTGCAGGAGTGGCGCGAGCAGTACAAGAAGCGCTTCAATAAGGACATCGAGATCAACTCGATCATGGGGCATGATGCCATGATCATGCTCAAAGCAGCTATCGAGAAGGCCGGCAAAGCGGAACCTCAGGCGATTCGCGATGCGCTGGAGAACCTAAAGGGTGTAGAAGTGTTCACCGGTGTCATCAACATTGACCCAGAGACGCATAACCCTGTGGGCAAGGCCGCCGCTATCATTGCCATCAAGAATGGCAAGTTCCAGTTCTACAAGCAGTTCGAACCAATGAAATAA